One part of the Mycolicibacterium aromaticivorans JS19b1 = JCM 16368 genome encodes these proteins:
- a CDS encoding cytochrome c oxidase subunit 4, with the protein MHIEARLFEILTAFFVLAAVVYGTLTAIFQYGGIEWAGTTALVLTAGLSLITGTFFRFVARRLDTRPEDYEDAEISDGAGELGFYAPHSWWPILIALAFSTAAVGAALWLPWLIAAGVVFVMAAVCGLVFEYYIGPEKH; encoded by the coding sequence ATGCATATTGAAGCCAGGCTCTTCGAAATCCTGACCGCGTTCTTCGTCCTCGCCGCTGTCGTCTACGGCACGCTGACCGCGATCTTCCAGTACGGCGGCATCGAGTGGGCCGGCACCACCGCACTGGTGCTCACCGCGGGTCTGTCGCTGATCACCGGAACGTTCTTCCGGTTCGTCGCGCGCCGCCTCGACACTCGCCCCGAGGACTACGAGGACGCTGAAATCAGCGATGGCGCAGGGGAGTTGGGCTTCTACGCGCCGCACAGCTGGTGGCCGATCCTGATCGCGCTGGCCTTCTCGACCGCTGCCGTCGGCGCCGCGCTGTGGTTGCCGTGGCTGATCGCGGCCGGCGTCGTCTTCGTGATGGCCGCCGTGTGCGGTCTGGTGTTCGAGTACTACATCGGCCCCGAGAAGCACTGA
- a CDS encoding DUF2561 family protein, whose amino-acid sequence MTTDTDTEDRRSPETVDRLLVGVCGAIWLVLLAVTVIAIVALVDMSRGHSANAGGSDTPWLLYSIIIVSAVIIVGAIPLLIRARRTALNDSRQTPEPAKAAPPRPTSAPAAPARGTEAPTEKLKVFGSTVDPYERYQPDFAQSSASRRADPLIPATELDRLWLRCTVMLAGAIGLALVGVSTATYLMAVDNDTAAWVGLGLAGVITIAMPAIPVTYLRQLHGAVEEALPA is encoded by the coding sequence ATGACTACAGACACAGACACAGAAGACCGCCGGTCACCGGAGACCGTGGACCGGCTGCTGGTCGGGGTGTGCGGCGCGATCTGGCTGGTGCTGCTTGCGGTCACGGTGATCGCGATCGTGGCGCTGGTCGACATGAGTCGCGGCCACTCCGCGAACGCGGGCGGCTCCGACACCCCCTGGCTGCTGTACAGCATCATCATCGTCTCGGCGGTGATCATCGTCGGTGCGATCCCGCTGCTGATCCGGGCCCGTCGCACCGCGCTGAATGATTCGCGCCAGACGCCGGAGCCGGCCAAGGCCGCGCCGCCACGGCCCACGTCCGCGCCCGCTGCCCCGGCACGCGGCACCGAGGCGCCGACCGAGAAGCTGAAGGTGTTCGGCTCGACCGTGGACCCCTACGAGCGATACCAGCCGGACTTCGCCCAGTCGTCGGCGTCGCGGCGGGCCGATCCGCTGATCCCGGCCACCGAATTGGACCGGCTGTGGCTGCGCTGCACGGTCATGCTGGCCGGTGCGATCGGGCTGGCGCTGGTCGGGGTATCGACCGCGACGTACCTGATGGCGGTGGACAACGACACCGCGGCGTGGGTGGGACTCGGCCTCGCCGGGGTCATCACCATCGCGATGCCGGCGATCCCTGTGACTTACCTGCGGCAGCTGCACGGCGCGGTGGAAGAGGCCCTGCCGGCCTAG